Genomic segment of Streptomyces brevispora:
GGTCATGGCGCCGGCCTTCGGTGTTCCCTCGTCGCCCACGACGAACAAACCGGTGCAGTTGGCGGTGAGGGTGTTGTCGCGGACATCCAGATTCCGGACGCGGCGTGCGGTGAAACCGATCCGGTTGTCGGTGAGCGTGTTGCCCCGGACCCGAGTGCCCCCGGTGTCGGTGGCGCCGCCCTCCTCGTCGACGCTGTTGGCGACGAAGATGCCCGCTTCGCCGTTGCCGCGGGCGGTGTTCTCACGGATGTCGGACCGGGTGGAGCGCTGTTGCGCGATGCCCCAGATGCCGTTGGACTCGGCGGTCACGTCCCGTACGTCCAGCCGGTCGGTCCAGGAGGCCCAGACACCGTTCCTGGCGAACCCGGCGACGGTCAGGGACCGGACGGACACGTTGTCCACGGTGTGCTGAGCCGTGCCCAGGACACAGACCCCATGGCCGGCCCCGGCACACGCGTTGTCCGGCTGCGCGCCGCTCGCGCCCGGCACGATGACCGTGCGCTCCCCGGAACCGCGCAGGGTGAGACCCGGTGTGCTGATCAGCACACTCTCGCGGTAGGTGCCGGGCCGGACGACGACGGTGTCGCCGGGCCGTGCGGCGTTCACCGCTGCCTGGATCGACTGGCCCGGGTACACCACATGCCCGCCGGCGGCAGCGGCCGAAACGGACGGCACGGCGGCGCCCAGTCCGGCGGCCGTGACGGCTGCGATGCTTACGAGGCAGTCGAAGTGTTGTTTCCTCATGAGCCGAAGTTATGGGCGATCACTCCCCGATGCCACACAGGGTGACCGGTTGGGCGCGGGGCGTGCCCGAATGGCTTACGTCGCTCCCCGCGCCCCGCGTCCGGTGTGGGCGCGGGGCCGCCCACACGGGTGATTCGGCGACGGACGCCGCGCCCGTCTCAGCCGTCGGCCGGGAGGACGGGTGCGACGACCGAGCGGGCCCACCGGTAGTCCGCCTTGCCGCTGGGGGAGCGCCGGATCTGCGGGGTGATCACCAGGTGACGCGGGATCTTGTAGCCGGCCAGCCGTGTCCGGCAGTGCGCCTGGACGTCGTCGAGCGAGGGTGCCTCGGCGCCCTCCCGCAGTTGCACCACGGCGGCGACCTGGCTGCCCCAGCGCTCGTCGGGTGCGCCGGCGACCAGCGCGTCGTACACGTCCGGGTGGGCCTTGAGCGCCTGCTCGACCTCCTCCGGGTACACCTTCTCGCCCCCGGTGTTGATGCACTGCGAACCCCGGCCGAGCACCGTGACGATGCCCTCGGCGTCGACCGTCGCCATGTCGCCGAGCAGTACCCACCGCTCCTCGCCCTTGCGGAAGAACGTCTCCGCGGTCTTGCGCGGGTCGTTGTAGTAGCCGAGCGGCACGTGGCCGTGCTGCGCGATCCGCCCCGCCTCGCCCGGCCCGACCGGCTCGTGCGTCGCCGGGTCGACCACCGCCGTACGGGAGTTGACGCGGAGCCGGAAGCCGTTCTCCGGCCCGGAGTCGGCTGTCGCGGTGCCGTTGAACCCGGACTCGGACGAGCCGAAGTTGTTCAGCAGCATCACGGTGGGCACCAGTTCCTGGAACTCCGCCCGCACCGAGTCGGACATGATCGCGCCCGAGCTGGAGACGGAGAACATCGACGAGCAGTCGGTGCCCTTCAGCGGTCCCTTCAGCGCGTCGATCAGTGGTCGCAGCATCGCGTCGCCGACCAGCGACACGCTGGTGACCTTCTCCTTCTCGATCGTGCGGAGCACCTCGTGCGGCACGAACTTGCGGTGCACCACGATCCGTTGCCCGAAGTTGAAGCCGATGAACGCCGTGAGCGTCGAGGTGCCGTGCATCAGCGGGGGAGTGGGGAAGAAGGTGATGCCGTCGCCGCCCGCGGCCACCCGCTCCGCCAGTTCTTGCGGGGTCTTCACCGGCTCGCCGGTCGGTGCGCCTCCGCCGAGGCCGGAGAAGAAGAGATCCTCCTGACGCCACATCACGCCCTTGGGCATGCCCGTGGTGCCGCCCGTGTAGATGATGAACTGGTCGTCGGGCGACCGGGGTGCGAAGCCGCGCCCCGGATCCCCGGCCGCCTCGGCCGCCGCGAACGCGACGGCATCGGGGCCCGGCGCCCCCTTCGCGGGCGCGCCCACCCGGACGAGATGGCGGAGCTTCGGCGCCTGCGGCGCGGCGGCCGCGACGCGCTCGTCGAACTCGGCGTCGAAGACGAGCGCCGCCAGGTCCGCGTCCTGGTAGAGGTAGACCAGCTCCTCCTCCACGTACCGGTAGTTGACGTTGACCGGGACGATGCGTGCCTTCAGGCAGGCCAGGACCGTCTGGAGATACTCGATGCCGTTGTACAGGTGCAGGCCCAGATGCTCGCCGGGGCCGATCCCCGCCTCGATCAGGTGATGGGCGATGCGGTTCGCGGCGACGTCGAGTTCCGCGTAGGTGAGCCTGCGCTCGGCGCCCGTTCCGGGATGGTCGACGTAGACGAGTGCCTCGCGTTCCGGGACAGCGTCGACGACCGATTCGAACAGGTCGGCAAGGTTGTACTCCACCGTTCCTCCTCACGCCGGTTGCTGAGTGGCTCGGCGGTCATTAGAGCGCCGACCGCCACAAGTGGGAAGAGGGCCCGGCGAAGAAATCTGACTGCCTGTCAGAAAACTATTGAACTGCCTCCCCTCCTACTGCAACCTGTTCTAGCCTTGAGACGGGAGACAGACCATGGGCGGTACGGAACACCTCACCGTGCAGCGCGAAGGCGCCACACTGGTGCTCACCTTGAACAGGCCGGAGGCAAAGAACGCGCTCTCGCTGCCGATGCTGGTCGGCCTGTACGACGGCTGGCTGGCCGCGGACGCGGACGAGGAGATCCGCTCCGTCGTCCTCACCGGCGCCGGCGGCTGCTTCTGCGCCGGCATGGACCTCAAGGCCCTCGCGGGCGGCGGCATGGACGGCGAGCAGTACCGGGACCGGATGACGGCCGACCCCGACCTGCACTGGAAGGCCATGCTGCGCCACCACCGCCCCCGCAAACCGGTCATCGCCGCAGTCGAGGGCCACTGCGTGGCGGGCGGCACCGAGATCCTGCAGGGCACCGACATCCGCATCGCCGGTGAGAGCGCCACCTTCGGCCTCTTCGAGGTCAGGCGCGGCCTCTTCCCCATCGGCGGCTCCACCGTACGGCTGCCCCGCCAGATCGCCCGGACCCACGCACTCGAAATGCTCCTCACCGGCCGTCCGTACGACGCCGGGGAAGCGGCCCGGATCGGGCTGATCGGCCGGGTCGTTCCCGACGGCGCCGCGCTGGAAGCGGCCCTCGTCGTCGCCGAACAGATCAATGCCTGTGGCCCGCTCGCCGTCGAAGAGGTCAAGGCGTCGGTGTACGAGACCGCGGAGATGACCGAGACCGACGGCCTCGCCGCAGAACTGAAGCGCGGCTGGCCCGTCTTCGCCACCGCCGACGCCAAGGAGGGCGCCCGCGCCTTCGCCGAGAAGCGCCCGCCGGTCTACCGGCGGGCCTGAACCAAGGAGGCAACCGTGCCCGAAGTCCTCAGCGCACCGCTGGTGGTCGAATTCCCCTTCACCCGTTCCCTCGGCCCGGTCCAGAGCGCCTTCCTCACCGGACTGCGCGAACGCACCGTGCTCGGCGTACGGACCGGCGCCGGCCTGGTCCTGGTCCCGCCCGTCGAGTACGACCCCGTCACCGCCGAGGAGATCCACGACCTGGTGGAGGTCGCCGCCACCGGCACGGTCACCACCTGGGCCTGGAACCCGACGCCCCGCCGCGACCAGCCACTGGAGACCCCCTTCGCCTGGGTGCTCGTACGGCTCGACGGCGCCGACACCGCACTCCTCCACGTCCTGGACGCACCCGGACCCGAAGCAGTCCGCACCGGCATGCGCGTACGAGTGCGCTGGGCCGCGACGCGCGCCGGCGCCATCACGGACATCGCCTGCTTCGAACCGTACGAGAGCGAGCCCGGTGAACCCGCGCCGCACGACGGCGAGTTCGCCGACCCCGTCACCGGCATCGTCACCCCCGCCCGCCTCGACTACACCTACTCACCGGGCCGCGCCCAGAGCGCCTACCTCGAAGCGCTGGCGGGCCGACGCGTCGTCGGCGAGCGCTGCCCGTCCTGCCGCAAGGTGTACGTACCGCCCCGTGGCGCCTGCCCCACCTGCGGCGTCGCCACCGACGAACGGGTCGAGGTCGGACCGTGCGGCACGGTCACCACTTTCTGCGTCGTCAACATCAAGGCCAAGAACCTCGACATCGAGGTCCCCTACGTCTACGCGCACATCGCCCTGGACGGCGCCGACCTCGCCCTGCACGCACGGATCGGCGGCATCCCCTACGACCAGGTGCGGATGGGTCTGCGCGTCGAGCCCGTATGGACCGAGGGCAGCCGCCATCCCGACCACTACCGGCCGACCGGTGAACCGGACGCCGACTACGACGCGTACAAGGAGCTGGTCTAGATGCGGGACGTAGCGATCGTCGCCTTCGCGCAGACCGACCATCTGCGGCGCACCGACGAACTCTCCGAAGTCGAGATGCTGATGCCCGTCCTGCACGAGGTCCTCGACGCGACCGGCCTCAGGACCAGCGACATCGGCTTCACCTGCTCCGGCTCCAGCGACTACCTCGCGGGCCGCGCCTTCTCCTTCACCATGGCGCTCGACGGCGTGGGCGCGCACCCGCCGATCTCCGAGTCCCATGTGGAGATGGACGGGGCCTGGGCCCTGTACGAGGCCTGGGTGAAGATCCAGACCGGCGAGGCGGACACCGCACTCGTCTACGCGTACGGGAAGTCCTCGCCCGGCCAGGTGCGCGACGTACTCACCCGGCAACTCGACCCCTACTACACCGCCCCGCTGTGGCCCGACTCCGTCGCACTCGCCGCCCTCCAGGCCCAGGCACTCATCGACGCGGGCGACACCGACGAGGACGCGCTCACGGCCATCGCCGCTCGCAGCCGCGCGGCCGCGTCGGACAACCCGCACGCCCAGCTCAGCGGCGACGTGCCGGCCGGCGATTACCTCGTGCGGCCGCTGCGCACCGGCGACTGCCCGCCCATCGGCGACGGCGCCGCCGCCGTGATCCTCGCCGCCGGGGACACCGCGCGGGCGCTGTGCGAGCGCCCCGCCTGGATCCGCGGCATCGACCACCGCATCGAGGCCCACGGTCTCGGAGTGCGCGAGCTGACCGATTCACCGTCGACCCGGCTCGCCGCCGAACGGGCCGGGGTCTTCGAACGCCCCGTCGACACCGCCGAACTGCACGCCCCGTTCAGCTCCCAGGAAGTGGTGCTGCGCAAGGCGCTCGGGCTCGACGGCCGTGTCCGGGTGAACCCGTCGGGCGGTGCGCTCGCCGCCAACCCGCTGATGGCCGCGGGGCTGATCCGCCTCGGTGAGGCCGCCGCCCGCATCCACCGCGGCGAGTCCGACCGGGCGCTCGCCCACGCCACATCCGGCCCCTGCCTCCAGCAGAACCTGGTCGCCGTCCTCGAAGGGGAGAGCACTCATGCCTAAGGAGCCCGTGGCCGTCGTCGGCATCGGCCAGACCAAGCACGTCGCCGCCCGCCACGACGTCTCCCTCGCCGGACTCGTCCGCGAGGCCGCCGTCGCGGCGCTGAAGGACGCCGCGCTGACCTGGGCGGACATCGACGCGGTGGTCATCGGGAAGGCGCCGGACTTCTTCGAGGGCGTGATGATGCCGGAGCTCTACCTCGCCGACGCCCTCGGCGCGGTCGGCAAACCGATGCTCCGGGTCCACACCGCGGGATCCGTCGGCGGCTCGACCGCACTCGTCGCCGCCAACCTCGTCGCCGCACGCGTGCACCGGACCGTCCTCACCCTCGCCTTCGAGAAGCAGTCGGAGTCCAACGCGATGTGGGGCCTCTCGCTGCCCATCCCGTTCCAGCAGCCGCTGCTGGCCGGTGCGGGCGGATTCTTCGCCCCGCATGTGCGCGCCTACATGCGGCGCACCGGCGCACCCGACACCGTCGGCTCCCTCGTCGCCTACAAGGACCGGCGCAACGCGCTGAAGAACCCGTACGCGCACATCCACGACCCGGACATCACCCTGGAGAAGGTCCAGTCCGCACCGATGCTCTGGGACCCCATCCGCTACTCGGAGACGTGCCCGTCCTCCGACGGCGCCTGCGCGATGATCCTCACCGACCGCACCGGCGCGGACCGCTCACCGCATCCGCCCGCCTGGGTGCACGGCGGCGCGATGCGCAGCGAACCGACCCTCTTCGCCGGCAAGGACTTCGTCTCGCCGCAGGCCGGCAAGGACTGCGCGGCCGATGTCTACCGGCAGGCCGGGATCAGCGACCCGCGCCGGGAGATCGACGCCGTCGAGATGTACGTCCCGTTCTCCTGGTACGAGCCGATGTGGCTGGAGAACCTCGGCTTCGCCGACGAGGGCGAGGGCTGGAAGCTCACCGAGGCCGGAGCCACCGAACTCGACGGCGACCTCCCGGTGAACCCCTCGGGCGGGGTGCTCTCCACCAACCCCATCGGCGCCTCCGGAATGATCCGCTTCGCGGAGGCGGCCCTCCAGGTACGGGGACGGGCGGGGGAGCACCAGGTGGACGGCGCGCGGCGGGCGCTGGGTCACGCCTACGGCGGCGGGGCGCAGTTCTTCTCGATGTGGCTCGTCGGGGCCGAACCCCCCACCGGCTGACCGCGGCCCTCCCGGACAGGCCGCACCACCGCGTTCCGCGGCCTGTCCGCCCCGTTCGCGACCGCGGCGGCTCGCTCACCCAACCGCCCTGCCGAGAAAGGAAGTTGAGACGTATACGCCGGGCTCTGCGGGCCCCGTGCCCGAACCCCGCGCCGCGCGGCCCCGAGGGGCACCCGGGCCAGGAGCGGTGCGAGCCGTGCCGCGGGAGCCGCGCCCGCGTCGCACGCCAACGCGAGCGACACCGCACAGGTGGGTAGCGTGGTGACGGTGACCGCCGAGAGTGATCTTCGAACCCTGCTGAGAGACCTGCGCCCGGAGCTGCACCCCGGCCGCTACGTCTTCGCGACCGCGCCCGACGGCGTGGTGCCCGCCGGAGCCGCCCCGATCGTCACGGTCGGTGAGGCCGAGGGGCTCACGCTGGTGCTCCCCGAGCCGGAGGCCGTGGCGGCGGGGCTGAGCCACTCCTTCCCGGCGGGCTGGATCACACTCCGTGTGCACTCGGCTCTGGACGCCGTCGGGCTGACCGCCGCGGTGTCCCTCGCCCTCACCGACGCGGGGATCAGCTGCAATGTGGTGGCCGGGTTCCACCACGACCACCTCTTCGTCCCGCACGGCAGGGCCGCCGAGGCCGTCACGGTACTGAAGGCACTGGCCGCGGAGTCGGGCGCGGGGTGACCGGGGGCCACCGCGTGCCGGGGAACGGCCGCACACCCGCCCGGCGCGGCGGGACGTCCGGGCGGGGGTGTGTCTCCGGCGCCGTCCGGGCCCCTGCGGGCCCGGCTCCGCGACCTGGGCCCGGCCACGTAACATGTCCGCATGTCCTTCCTCCGCCGCCGTAGCGCCGCCACACCCGCGGGCCCCGACTTCGACGTCCTGGCCATGGACCCGGGGGACTGGCCCGGCAACCTCGGCGCCGGTCTGCTGCCAGCCCCCGACGGCAGCTGTCAGGGCGTCTTCCTCCGTTACGACCTGTTCGGGGGCCGCGGCCCCGCGATGATCATCGGCAATCTCCCGGAAGGCTCGCCCGCACGCGAGACCGAAGAGGGCCAGGTCCCCTTCGAGGTGGCCCAGCTGCTGCTCGCGCTGGAGAACGACGAGCCGGTCGAGGTCACCGGGACCGAGGACATGCCCGTGATGCAGGGCGACAACCTGCTGATCGTCCGCCGCGTCAAGCTCTCGGAGAGCCGGATCGCCTGCGTCCAGTTCGACCGCAGCGACGGCGTGCTCGTCACCATCGCCAGCTGGGACCGCCCGATCACCGACGATCTGTACACCCTCCTGAAGCCGCTGCCCGCGGAGCTCTTCCAGCAGGGCTGAGCCGGCCCCGGCAGAGCCGTCGCGCGGCCCGCGCTGTCCGCTCTGGTGGCGCCACTTCCGTCCACGTACATACGGCCTCCGTCCAAGAGGCCGTTTTGCCATGCGTCTTGCCCGGCGAGTCCTCCGACCTCTAGCGTCGTTCGGCACGACATCTGGGATGACGCGACGCACCACAGTGAAGACAGCGATCGGCGCAACAGGCGCTCTGGCACTGGGAGTTCCAGCGCTCTCCGGTACGGCAGCAGCCGTCGGTACCTCCGATGAATCGGTGAAGGTGAGAGGCAAGAAGGAGCTACCGAACCCGGTACTCCACTACCTTGCCCCGGCCGCCGACTGGGAGCGCGAATCCCTGCCCATCGGAGGCGGCGCCCTCGGCGCGAGCGTCCATGGCACGCTCGCCACCGAGCGCCTCACCTTCAACGAGAAGACCCTGTGGACCGGCGGACCCGGATCGGCCGAGGGCTACGACTTCGGGAACTGGACCGCTCCCAGGCCCGACGCTCTCGCCGGCGTCCGCCGGCGCCTCGACAGCGAGGGCGCCCTCGGCCCCGGCGCGGTGGCCGCCGAACTCGGACAGGCGCGCCGCGGCTACGGCGCCTACCAGGTCTTCGGGGATCTGCTGCTCGACGTGCCGGGCGCCCCGGCCGCCCCCGACGCCTCCTACCGCCGCAGTCTGGACCTGAGCACCGCACTCGCGACCGTCGCCTACACCCAGGGCGGGGCCGCCCACAGCAGGGAGTTCTTCGTCTCCCACCCCGGCGGGGTCATCGGCGGACGGCTCACGGCGGACCGGCCGGGGCGGGTGACCTTCACCCTGCGCTACACCTCGCCGCGCACCGACTTCACCGCCACCGCCACCGGCGACCGGCTCACCGTACGCGGAGCGCTCAAGGACAACGGGCTCCGCTTCGAGGCCCAGATCCGGGTCCGCACCAAGGGCGGCACGGTCACCGCCGGCGCCGACGGCAGCCTCGACGTCACCGGCGCCGACAGCGCCTGGTTCTTCCTCGCCGCGGGCACCGACTACGCGGACACCCATCCGGCCTACCGGGGCGAGGACCCGCACCACAAGGTCACCACAGCCGTCGACGCCGCGGCGGGCGCCACGTACGAACGCGTCCGCGACACCCACACGACCGACCACCGCACCCTCTTCGACCGGGTGGCACTCGACATCGGCCAGCAACTGCCCGGCCTGCCCACCGACCAGCTGCTCCACCGACTATCTGCGCTCCACCGCCTACCCGGCGATGAAGGAGGCCGCCGAATTCTGGCTGGCCAATCTGCGCACCGACCCGCGCGACGGGCTCCTCGTCGTCACCCCGAGCTACTCGCCCGAGCACGGGGACTTCACCGCCGGCGCCGCGATGTCCCAGCAGATCGTCCACGACCTCCTCACCAACACGCTGGAGGCCGCCCGCACCCTCGGCGACACACCGGCCTTCCGCAGCAGCCTGGAGGTGGCCCTCGACCGGCTCGACCCCGGCCTCCGGACAGGCTCCTGGGGCCAGCTCCAGGAGTGGAAGGCCGACCGCGACGACCCGGCCGCCGACCACCGTCATGTCTCCCATCTCTTCGGCCTCCACCCCGGCCGGCAGATCGAACCCGGGAGCGAGTGGGCCGAGGCGGCCAAGGTCTCCCTCGGCGCCCGGGGCGACGGCGGCGCCGGCTGGTCCAAGGCCTGGAAGATCAACTTCTGGGCGCGGCTGTGCGACGGCGACCACGCCCACAAGATGCTCTCCGAGCAGCTGAAGAACTCCACCCTGCCCAACCTCTGGGACACCCACCCGCCGTTCCAGATCGACGGGAACTTCGGTGCCGCCTCCGGCATCGCGGAGATGCTGCTGCAGAGCCAGCACGACACCGTCGAGATCCTCCCCGGCCTCCCGGCGAACTGGCCGGACGGCTCCGTGCGCGGCCTGCGCGCCCGGAGCGGATTCACCGTCGACATCGAATGGGCCGCGCGCAGGGCCCGCCGTGTGGTGATCACGGCGAGCCGCACCCGCGAGGTGACCGTCCGCGGCACGCTCTTCACGAGCGGCGAGAAGACCTTCAGGGCGCGCGCCGGACGGAGCTACACACTGACCCTCGAGAGCTGAGCGAACAGCGAGGTCGCCCGCGCCGCAGAGGTGCCGAGCCCCGTGGGACCACTCAGGTGCCACGGGGCCGCCGTGCCCCGCCGCAGATCCTCCTCGCGGTAACGCCGGCAGCCCCGGTGCCAGATCAAGATGCCCGCGATCCAGTGCTTCAGCTCCAGCACATAGCCCGCCAGGATCTCCCGCGCCTCGTCATCCAGACCGAAGTCGTCGTACAGCAAAGGGAGTTCATGCTCCGCGACATGCAGGAACTGGCGCAGCCGCGACTTCATCAGGTCGTACACGAGCCTCATCCCGGTCGGATAGTCCACCCCGAAGAAGTTCTGCACCACCAGGACGCCGTTGTGCACCTCACCCTCGTACTCGATCTCCTTCTGGTACGAGAACAGGTCGTTGAGCAGTGCGGCGTAGTCCGCCGCCGCGTTCTCCAGGGAGCGCAACGGGCCGCTCTCGTAGATCTCCGCAGGCACCTTCCTGCCGTGCCCGAGCCGGCACAGACTCATCGTCAGGTCCGAACCGAAGGTCATGCGCCGCATCTCGACATAGTCCACCGGGTCGGGAATCCGGCTCTGCGCCTGATTGGCCAGCTCCCACACCCAGCTGGCCGTCATGTCCTCGATGCACGTGCGGAAGGCGCGCCGGCCGCTGTCGTCCATCGGCGCCGACGTGCGCTCCCACAGATCGGCCAGCCCGCGCTCCAGCGCGTTGACCGGCTCGGGCACCGTCGTCCCGTCCAGCGGCATGAACTGCGACAGACGTGCGTTGGCCGCCTTGGCCCCCGTGAGGTCGCGGGCCCGCCCGTGCACCACCGGGAACCAGTCGTCACCGTAGGTCCCCCAGGCCAGCCACTGCGAGGACAGGTCGAGCTCGTCCGGGGTGGCGTCGGGGTGGATCCCGGCCGCGCACAGCGGAAGGTCGATCGCCAGCAGCCGTTCCTCGTCCCAGATGTGTGAGCCCGGCACCCCCGGCTGTGCCTCCAGGATGCCCATCCGGGACGACCAGCCGACGAGCCGCACCCGGGCGCCGTTCAGATGCGGACTGAGCGTGGTGCCGAACGGCAGCTCGAAGTCGGGGAGCAGGGACGGGCCGACGTGCTGATAGGGCAGGTGGGTGTGGCTCCGCAGCCTGGAGGACTCCGACCGTGGAGTGAACCGGATCGACGCGGCCGCCATACCGAACCCCGGTGTCGCCCGGGTGGCCCCTCCGTCGTTCATGTAGCGGCTGGAGCGCATGTGCCACTCATGGCCGCCGGACTGCCAGTCCTGGAGGCCCTTGACGTACGCCAGGACCGCCGCGGTCTGCGCGGGATCCAGCCCCCTCTCCGCGCAGAGCGGACCGAGTTCGGTGAGCGCGGTGTTCTCGAACTGCTGGAGCCGTGACGTCAGCAGATCGTTCACCGCGTCGGCGGCCTCCTGCGTGGAGCAGCCCAGGAAGTGCTCGAGGACCAGCACACCGTTGCTGTTCTCGCCCTCGTCCTCGACCTCACGCTGGTACGAGAAGAGGTCGTTGCGCAGATGAACACTGTCGGAGAAGGCGTCGCGCAGCACGCGCAGCGCCCGCTCACCGGCCACCTCGTCGGGCACCTCGGCGCCGGCCGCGTACTCCACCAGCCCCGCGGACCAGGGGGCACCACCCACCTTGCGGCGCATCTCGATGTACTCGACGGGATTCGCGATGCGGCCCTCGTTGATGTTCGAGAGCTCCCACAGCGACTCGTTGAGCAGGTTCTTCGTCGACTCGGCGAACCGCACCCGCCAGGCGTCGGACATGCCCGGCACGGTCCGCGCCCACAGGTCGGCCAGCCCCGCCTCCACCGGGTTCGCCGGCTCGGGCGTCGGCGCACCGCGCTCCATCGGCATGAAGGCGGGCAGCCGGTCCAGATACCGCTTGCCGCCCTCGCGGTCCGGGGTGCGCTTGAAAAGCTCCAGGAAGTGGTCGTCGAAGAAGAAGACCCACACGTACCAGTCGGTCACCAGCGACAACGCCTCGGCCGAGCAGTCGGGGTGGGTGTACGCGCACAGCAGTGCGTAGTCGTGGGAGTCGAGGTCCTTCTCGTCCCAGATACCCGATCCCTCCAGCATCCCTATGGTCCGCGCCCACACCTTGGTGTGCCGTCGCGCCTCCTCGACATGAGGATTGAGCCGCGCCGGATACGGAACATAGAAGTCCGGCAGGGTGAAGGGCTGAGCCATGTGCGTCCGGCCTTTCCGAGAGCCTCCGCGTGAGCGTCACGCGGTTCGGTCGTGTCCGCGCGAGCACTACCCTTCGGCCGTTCGGGGCACGCACAACCGCGATTAGTCACACAAGAAATGCGCTCGTTCGAGGGACGTTCCACTGTTTCGCGGCCGGCTAGGCCGCTCCGTAAAACTCAGGTAACGCGACACCGTCACGAACCCGTCGCCCGTTTTCCTTCGCAGGTCAGCACCCCTGTCAGTGGTCTGGTCCACTGGCTCGACTCGCGTCCCCCGCACCGCTCTTGACGTGCCAACACCTCAGGTCACAGAGTGTGCGCGCACAACGGAACAGAGAGATCGGAACACGAACACCTCTCGATACGAGCAGCTCAGCAAACGCACAGCTCCAAGAAGGGTTGTCATGACGTCCAAGCAGAGGACCGGACTCGCGGTCGCGTTCACCACCGTCGGCGCGCTGAGTCTCGCGCTCCTCAGTCCCGCGGCACCGGCCGGCGCGGACGGGGTGCGGCCGGAGTGCCCGCGCGGCCTCGAATGCGACTGGGTCCCGGCGGCCTACCAGCAGACCGGCGACCCGGCCGACAAGGAGACGTACGGCAACTACGACACCGCGGACCGGCCGCACAGCAACAAGATCAGATTCATTGTCCTCCACGACACCGAGGAAGACTTCGCCACCACCCTGAAGATCTTCCAGAACCCGCTGAAACAGACCTCGGCCCACTACGTGGTGCGCTCCGGCGACGGCCACGTCACCCAGATGGTGAAGAACAAGGACATCGCCTGGCAGGCCGGGAACTGGTACCTCAACTCCAACTCCGTCGGCATCGAGCAGGAGGGCGTCGCCGTCGACGGCGCCAAGTGGTACACCCCCGAGATGTACCGCTCGACGGCCGCACTGGTGCGCTACCTCGCCGCCAAGTACGACATCCCGCTCGACCGCCAGCACATCATCGGCCACGACGGAGTGCCGCCCACCAGCGCCGGCGGAGCAGCGGGCATGCACTGGGACCCGGGCACCTACTGGGACTGGAACCGCTTCATGGCGC
This window contains:
- a CDS encoding terpene synthase family protein; the protein is MAQPFTLPDFYVPYPARLNPHVEEARRHTKVWARTIGMLEGSGIWDEKDLDSHDYALLCAYTHPDCSAEALSLVTDWYVWVFFFDDHFLELFKRTPDREGGKRYLDRLPAFMPMERGAPTPEPANPVEAGLADLWARTVPGMSDAWRVRFAESTKNLLNESLWELSNINEGRIANPVEYIEMRRKVGGAPWSAGLVEYAAGAEVPDEVAGERALRVLRDAFSDSVHLRNDLFSYQREVEDEGENSNGVLVLEHFLGCSTQEAADAVNDLLTSRLQQFENTALTELGPLCAERGLDPAQTAAVLAYVKGLQDWQSGGHEWHMRSSRYMNDGGATRATPGFGMAAASIRFTPRSESSRLRSHTHLPYQHVGPSLLPDFELPFGTTLSPHLNGARVRLVGWSSRMGILEAQPGVPGSHIWDEERLLAIDLPLCAAGIHPDATPDELDLSSQWLAWGTYGDDWFPVVHGRARDLTGAKAANARLSQFMPLDGTTVPEPVNALERGLADLWERTSAPMDDSGRRAFRTCIEDMTASWVWELANQAQSRIPDPVDYVEMRRMTFGSDLTMSLCRLGHGRKVPAEIYESGPLRSLENAAADYAALLNDLFSYQKEIEYEGEVHNGVLVVQNFFGVDYPTGMRLVYDLMKSRLRQFLHVAEHELPLLYDDFGLDDEAREILAGYVLELKHWIAGILIWHRGCRRYREEDLRRGTAAPWHLSGPTGLGTSAARATSLFAQLSRVSV